GCGGGAGCGGTTGCAGTTCCGGGCCGTTACTGCTTCCCCGGTGGGGGTGGTCAGGGGCGTTGTAGCAAACCTTTCCTGTATCATACAGCAACTAAACAACCGGTATTTTGAATTCCGTCCCGAGCAGGACATCCGGCCCCTGGTCTGGAAAAAAACGATTATTAACAGCGTTTTTAATACAGTTTGTCCGCTTCTGGAAACTGATAATGGGATCTTTTATCGAAATAAAAAAGTGGTAGAGATGGCGCGGGAAGTGGTGGACGAATGCATTAAGGTGGCTGCGTTTGACGGGATACGGCTGGATGCGGAAGACGTAATGGACGGCCTTTTGCAGATCAGCAGGTGTTCTGAAGGGATGCTGATATCCACCTACCAGGATCTCAGGAGACAACAGCCTACGGAGATCGATGCTTTGAACCTGGCAATCGTACGCGCTGCAGACCGGTTGCCGGGAAGCGGCCGGGTACCTGCAACGCGGTTGCTGGGAACACTCATACAGCTTAAATCGGAATTGCAGCGCTGAACGCCGGGAAAAATGTCTTTCCCCTGATAACTACCGGGTAAAAATCTTGTTCAGTTCCGGAGTCCTGTTTGCTCTAATCGTTTTGTTCAAAAAATACCCATTTTAGGGTATTTTTTGAACGGGTGGAGTACAATTAACTTTGCTCCATCAAAAAGCGGATTCCTGGTAAATCCTACCCGGAAAATCCGGACCATTTTCCGGTAGTTTTTTATAACGGCCATCCGACATCCTCAGTATAATATACATTGTAAATAAAATACCAAAACCCCGGTATCCCCAGGGATACCGTCGGCTTCATACCTTAAGGTTCAGAATATTCCTTCTTACACTGCAGCGCCGGCGGCAAGCCTCCCGTGTAGTGTGAAAACGATTGCATTGACCGGGCTGGGGGTTATGATAAAATCTTATGTTATATTTGACGGGAACAGAATCTAAAACGGAATCCGGCCATCCTGAAAACAGCACAACTGTAATGGAATGAAGGGACGCGTGTAAAAAAGGGATCTTCAACAGGTCCGGTTCGTTCGATTTAAACCAATATGCTTTTATGTCGCAGCAGCAGGACATTTTGTTGATCTCCCGTTTAAAAGATAACGACAGTGCTGCGTTCGATGAACTATATCTGAAATATTTTAAGGTGCTTTGTGCAAATGCCTTTTTGTTTTTAAAAAACGAAAGCGAGGCCAAGGACCTGGTGCAGACCTTATTCCTGGACATCTGGGAGAAAAAATTATATGAGCATTTTCATAAAGATGTAAAGGGCTACCTTTTTCTTGCAGTAAAAAACCGTTGCCTGAACTCTATAAAAAGCAGAAAGGTAAAAGATGCCCGGGTGGAATTATTTAACCGGTTTCAGGATGTGCAGCTCCAAAAGCCGGAAGAGCCCGATGATGGAGCCGACCACCAGGACCGGCTGGAAGCGCTGTTGTCTGATATGAAAGGACAGAAAAAGGCTGCGCTTACTATGGTGTATTTTAAGGAGAAGAAATACAGCGAAGCTGCGGAGGCGATGGGAATCGGTGTAAATTCTCTGAAAACACATTTAAAAAGTGCGTTGAAAACATTAAGATTAGGAATGAACGGAAAAAAATAATTAACCCGGTTTGGGTTTTTATTGTATTTATTAAGGATGACCAATGATTACGATAAAATAATTACGCTCTACCTGGAGCATCTGACGGGAACAATCAGCCCGGAAGATGCGCTGCTGCTGCGTCAGCAACTGCATTCGGAGGAGGCGGTAAAAAAGATCTGGGAACGGTTGGAGCAGGAGGGGCAAACTC
The sequence above is a segment of the Niabella agricola genome. Coding sequences within it:
- a CDS encoding ketopantoate reductase family protein; the protein is MTDRIYIIGAGAIGKALAVFLKLEGRNVTLLRGSVDGTMDYRELIEVILPDGTAAQTMVDVTTPERVTSFDGLVVLANKSFGNERLAALLEPKIRDVPVVLMQNGLGIEQPFINRHFPLIFRCVLFATSQSISRERLQFRAVTASPVGVVRGVVANLSCIIQQLNNRYFEFRPEQDIRPLVWKKTIINSVFNTVCPLLETDNGIFYRNKKVVEMAREVVDECIKVAAFDGIRLDAEDVMDGLLQISRCSEGMLISTYQDLRRQQPTEIDALNLAIVRAADRLPGSGRVPATRLLGTLIQLKSELQR
- a CDS encoding RNA polymerase sigma factor, with protein sequence MSQQQDILLISRLKDNDSAAFDELYLKYFKVLCANAFLFLKNESEAKDLVQTLFLDIWEKKLYEHFHKDVKGYLFLAVKNRCLNSIKSRKVKDARVELFNRFQDVQLQKPEEPDDGADHQDRLEALLSDMKGQKKAALTMVYFKEKKYSEAAEAMGIGVNSLKTHLKSALKTLRLGMNGKK